The Mesotoga infera region GAGCTTCTGTCCAGGAAGATGATATGTCCGGACTGTTCTCCGCCAAGAACGCCTCCTGTCTTCAGCATTCTCTCAAGTACGTACTTGTCGCCGACCTTCGTCCTGTCGAGAACAAGATTTCTGGAAGTCAGATATTTCTCGAAGCCTAGATTCGACATAACAGTTGCAACAACTCTGTTGCCCTTCAATCTTCCCTGACTAACCATCTTAATCGAGTTCAGAGCCATCAACATGTCGCCGTCTATCAACCTCGAACCGGGGAGAACAAAGAGACATCTGTCGGCGTCGCCGTCAAAGAGCACACCAATTTGCCCTTGGTCGAGTGAATTTCCCAAGTATTCAGGAAAAAGCGAACCACAGCCATCGTTTATGTTTATTCCGTTTGGTTTGATTCCGCGAAGGTCGGCCTTGATGCCTAGGCTTTCGTATACCATCGATATGACGGTCGAAATTGCCCCATTTGCGCCGTCGACAACGATCCCTTTTGAAGGAAGCTTTTCACGCTTGTAGAGACCCACTACGTAATCAATATACTCATCTCTGTAATGGTCTACTTGTCGGATCTTCCCGACTCCGGAGAAGACTGTGTAATGGTAAGGGTTGTCTATTATCAGGTTCTCAATTTCAACTTCGTCTTCGTCTGAAATCTTCATTCCTTTGGCCAGCACCTTGATTCCGTTGTAGACAGCCGGATTGTGAGAGGCTGAAATAACCGCTCCCAGAGTGTTTTCCTTCTTGGTAATGTATGCGAGAGCCGGAGTGGGAATTACTCCGGCAAATTCAACGTTCATACCCGCAGAGGCCGCTCCGGCAGCCATTGCGCTTTCGATAAGATCACCGGAGTTTCTCGTATCCTTTGCTATGATAAACCTGTTGTACTTTCCCAGGTAGTATCTTCCAATTGCGT contains the following coding sequences:
- a CDS encoding phosphoglucosamine mutase, coding for MKKLFGTDGIRGVINEELTPELAMKLGNAIGRYYLGKYNRFIIAKDTRNSGDLIESAMAAGAASAGMNVEFAGVIPTPALAYITKKENTLGAVISASHNPAVYNGIKVLAKGMKISDEDEVEIENLIIDNPYHYTVFSGVGKIRQVDHYRDEYIDYVVGLYKREKLPSKGIVVDGANGAISTVISMVYESLGIKADLRGIKPNGININDGCGSLFPEYLGNSLDQGQIGVLFDGDADRCLFVLPGSRLIDGDMLMALNSIKMVSQGRLKGNRVVATVMSNLGFEKYLTSRNLVLDRTKVGDKYVLERMLKTGGVLGGEQSGHIIFLDRSS